A single Paracholeplasma manati DNA region contains:
- the tsaE gene encoding tRNA (adenosine(37)-N6)-threonylcarbamoyltransferase complex ATPase subunit type 1 TsaE: MKEKFTNSAKETTFLGYQVGLLLKPGSVLLLEGDLAAGKTTFTKGIGQALGIKRTINSPTFTIMKRYMVDENKLYHVDLYRLDEVGSDFDLEDYINSDGISVIEWPHKVSHILPREYLLVQFDDLGNDQRKITFTAKGEKYERVEYYL; encoded by the coding sequence ATGAAAGAAAAATTCACAAATTCCGCCAAAGAGACCACTTTCTTAGGGTATCAAGTTGGCTTATTATTAAAACCAGGCTCTGTTCTTTTATTAGAAGGAGACCTCGCCGCAGGCAAAACCACCTTTACCAAAGGGATTGGACAAGCCTTAGGCATCAAAAGAACCATCAACAGTCCGACCTTTACCATCATGAAACGTTACATGGTGGATGAAAACAAACTCTACCATGTCGACTTATATCGCTTGGACGAAGTGGGCTCTGATTTTGATTTAGAAGACTACATCAATTCAGATGGTATTTCGGTGATTGAATGGCCACACAAAGTGAGCCATATTTTACCACGGGAGTATTTGTTGGTTCAGTTTGATGACTTAGGCAATGATCAACGAAAGATTACCTTTACAGCCAAAGGTGAAAAGTATGAAAGGGTGGAATACTACCTATGA
- a CDS encoding glucose-6-phosphate isomerase, which translates to MIKLNTKHAVSFLKESLPSQAKIQQIHKQIHEKTGRGNDFLGWLDLPVNYDKAEYASVLASAKKIREQSQVLVVIGIGGSYLGAKAALEMLRPAFPKKDDLEVIFVGHQISAAYAKSLLGYLEDKSFSINVISKSGLTTEPAIAFRVFKRYLEQRYGEVEAANRIYVTTDKARGALKQLADEKGYPTYVIADDIGGRYSVLTAVGLLPIAAAGIDTDAILKGAQQAYNEFLNESNVAYDYAALRYALYKSGKKIEMLVNYEPSLVFFSEWWKQLFGESEGKENKGLFVASAAFSTDLHSLGQYIQEGERDLFETVIKVNKTAEDLVIESESVDLDGLNYLAGKSMQFVNEKAFQGTLLAHVDGGVPNIVLEIETINPETFGYMVYFFEKACAMSAYLLDVNPFDQPGVESYKKNMFALLGKKGYEDLKQTLEKKLK; encoded by the coding sequence ATGATTAAATTAAATACAAAACATGCAGTATCATTTTTAAAAGAAAGCTTGCCATCACAAGCAAAAATCCAACAAATCCATAAACAAATTCATGAAAAAACCGGTAGAGGTAACGACTTTTTAGGGTGGTTAGATCTACCTGTGAATTATGACAAGGCAGAATATGCCAGCGTATTGGCTTCTGCGAAAAAGATCAGAGAACAGTCACAAGTCTTGGTCGTTATTGGCATTGGTGGGTCCTATTTAGGCGCGAAAGCAGCACTTGAAATGCTTAGACCTGCATTCCCTAAGAAAGACGATTTAGAAGTCATTTTTGTCGGACATCAAATCTCCGCTGCTTATGCGAAATCATTACTTGGGTATCTCGAAGATAAATCCTTCTCAATCAACGTGATTTCCAAATCAGGTTTAACCACCGAACCAGCCATCGCGTTCCGTGTCTTCAAACGTTATCTAGAACAACGTTATGGTGAAGTTGAAGCCGCTAATCGTATTTATGTAACCACCGATAAGGCACGTGGCGCATTAAAACAACTTGCCGATGAAAAAGGCTATCCAACCTATGTGATCGCTGATGACATTGGTGGTAGATACTCCGTTCTAACCGCTGTTGGTCTATTGCCAATCGCTGCCGCTGGTATTGATACCGATGCCATCTTAAAGGGTGCACAACAAGCTTACAATGAGTTCTTGAATGAATCCAATGTGGCTTATGATTATGCAGCGCTTCGTTATGCTTTATACAAATCTGGTAAGAAGATTGAAATGCTTGTCAACTACGAACCTAGCCTCGTATTCTTCTCCGAATGGTGGAAACAGTTATTTGGTGAATCCGAAGGTAAAGAAAACAAGGGATTATTCGTGGCGAGTGCTGCCTTCTCAACCGACCTTCACTCACTAGGACAATACATCCAAGAAGGTGAAAGAGATTTGTTTGAAACCGTCATTAAAGTCAATAAGACCGCTGAAGATTTGGTCATTGAATCTGAATCAGTCGACTTAGATGGCTTAAACTACCTTGCAGGTAAGTCGATGCAATTCGTCAACGAAAAAGCCTTCCAAGGGACTTTATTAGCCCATGTGGATGGCGGTGTGCCTAACATCGTTTTAGAAATTGAAACCATCAATCCAGAAACCTTTGGTTATATGGTCTATTTCTTTGAAAAAGCGTGTGCGATGTCAGCTTATCTACTCGATGTTAACCCATTTGATCAACCTGGTGTTGAATCCTACAAGAAGAATATGTTCGCTCTTTTAGGTAAAAAAGGGTATGAAGATTTAAAACAAACACTTGAAAAGAAATTGAAGTAA
- a CDS encoding S1 RNA-binding domain-containing protein, translated as MYTKGDIIDVVVTGIAPYGVFVKINDYTGLIHISEISDKFVRDISQFAMTGDQVKVIVIEADEDNKQLKLSYKKCDRSKKIKICDMKIGFRTLEEKLPEWIQEKIDA; from the coding sequence ATGTACACAAAAGGCGACATCATCGACGTGGTAGTCACTGGCATCGCACCCTATGGTGTGTTTGTCAAAATCAATGATTATACGGGCTTAATTCATATTTCTGAAATCTCAGACAAGTTTGTTAGAGATATTAGTCAGTTCGCCATGACAGGCGATCAAGTCAAAGTCATCGTCATCGAAGCTGATGAGGATAATAAACAATTAAAACTCAGCTATAAGAAATGTGACCGTTCTAAAAAAATCAAGATTTGTGATATGAAAATCGGATTTAGAACGCTTGAAGAAAAACTACCTGAGTGGATTCAAGAGAAAATCGATGCTTAA
- a CDS encoding DegV family protein has product MNRNKIGVVVDSTFKLTPEFVSKNDIRVVYLDIIVGTETYKDGDLTNEQIYAYMDQNKKVSTSQPAPNRFMIAYQSLLDEGYEHVICLTVSQSLSGTYNSALLAKDMVDEKDKITVLDTKSAICGAEYLTERLIEHIESKPSLEAILEAFLADRSHGSLIFTVDDLNVVVKSGRLSKIQGMIGNLLKIKPILRFDQGVLNVEHKVRSTEGVLNYLTTEVGKLSTKAKTVVRITYTTTSDVAHQFCDLIKEKFDNVTVTVTGKISAVIAVHVGKAGLGIYLANQ; this is encoded by the coding sequence ATGAATCGAAACAAGATTGGTGTCGTGGTTGACTCCACATTTAAACTCACACCAGAATTCGTATCTAAAAATGACATACGTGTGGTTTATTTAGACATCATTGTAGGTACTGAAACCTATAAAGATGGCGATTTGACCAATGAACAGATTTACGCCTATATGGATCAAAATAAAAAAGTATCCACTTCGCAACCAGCACCCAATCGTTTTATGATTGCTTATCAATCTTTATTGGATGAAGGTTATGAGCACGTGATTTGTTTAACCGTTTCGCAATCTTTAAGTGGCACTTATAATAGTGCATTGCTTGCGAAAGACATGGTAGATGAAAAAGACAAAATTACCGTTTTAGATACCAAATCAGCCATTTGTGGGGCTGAATATCTAACAGAACGTTTGATTGAACACATTGAATCCAAGCCCTCTTTAGAAGCGATATTAGAAGCATTTCTCGCCGATAGAAGTCATGGTTCGTTAATTTTTACGGTCGATGATCTTAATGTGGTTGTTAAGAGTGGTCGTCTATCAAAGATTCAAGGCATGATTGGCAATCTACTCAAAATCAAACCCATTTTAAGATTTGACCAAGGCGTACTCAATGTCGAACACAAAGTGAGAAGCACAGAAGGTGTACTCAATTATTTAACGACTGAAGTTGGCAAATTATCAACAAAAGCCAAAACAGTGGTTCGTATTACCTACACCACCACCTCGGATGTGGCACATCAATTTTGTGATTTGATCAAAGAAAAATTCGACAATGTGACCGTCACAGTGACTGGAAAAATCTCCGCTGTCATCGCTGTACATGTCGGAAAAGCTGGGTTAGGCATCTATTTAGCAAACCAATAA
- a CDS encoding divergent PAP2 family protein — protein sequence MDTAQQIINHSIIALLAAQFLKFITFSVKEKTFQPRALISTGGMPSSHSALVTSLTASIYLYEGIGLYFAISLTLALVVIHDSMGIRLEASKHAMMLNAINEKLGLENDHINKGKALKEPLGHFPIEVFAGFLLGILVSILGFYIGG from the coding sequence ATGGACACGGCACAACAAATCATTAATCATTCAATTATAGCGTTACTCGCAGCTCAATTTTTGAAGTTCATTACATTTAGTGTTAAAGAGAAAACATTCCAACCTCGAGCATTGATCTCAACCGGTGGGATGCCATCTTCTCATAGCGCTTTGGTAACTTCTTTGACTGCGAGTATTTATCTTTATGAAGGCATAGGATTGTACTTTGCCATCTCATTAACACTCGCATTGGTCGTTATACATGACTCGATGGGCATTCGTCTAGAAGCGTCCAAACACGCCATGATGTTAAATGCAATCAACGAAAAACTTGGATTAGAAAACGATCATATCAATAAAGGTAAAGCCTTAAAAGAACCACTAGGTCATTTTCCAATTGAAGTATTTGCAGGGTTCTTATTGGGGATATTGGTCTCGATATTGGGATTTTATATTGGAGGGTAG
- a CDS encoding NifU family protein has protein sequence MDETTKLVHELIDRVRPYLHRDGGDIEIVSVEDGIVYVKMLGACDGCGLIDVTLRQGIETMLLENVPGVIAVITV, from the coding sequence ATGGATGAAACAACCAAATTAGTACACGAGTTGATTGACCGTGTTAGACCCTATTTACATCGCGATGGTGGGGATATTGAAATTGTCTCTGTCGAAGATGGGATAGTTTATGTTAAAATGTTAGGTGCATGCGATGGCTGTGGCCTCATCGACGTAACATTGAGACAAGGAATCGAAACAATGTTATTAGAAAACGTACCAGGGGTCATTGCAGTTATCACCGTATAG
- a CDS encoding YutD family protein: protein MLIETQFGNFELIHNTKDAFDIAKFNARYVDTFDRFDYIVGDVASDLLRLKGFVTDAKDKNYFKYIPDYLNESCNYQCGYFILKRVK from the coding sequence ATGTTAATAGAAACACAATTTGGCAATTTTGAACTGATTCACAACACAAAAGATGCCTTCGATATTGCAAAATTCAATGCCCGTTATGTAGACACATTTGATCGTTTTGATTACATAGTCGGTGATGTGGCTTCTGACTTGCTTAGACTCAAGGGATTCGTTACAGATGCGAAAGATAAAAACTATTTCAAATACATTCCAGACTATTTAAACGAGTCATGTAACTACCAATGTGGTTATTTCATCTTGAAACGTGTTAAATAG
- the ispF gene encoding 2-C-methyl-D-erythritol 2,4-cyclodiphosphate synthase, translating into MYACVLVAAGSGTRANLGYNKLRYLVNQKPLFWYAFKPFYDRNYEMVLVVNPEDETFIRSYVPNDVKIVYGGKTRAESVKNGLQQVTEPYVMIHDAARVYIDETLIDQVENGLAIHQACVLSKRVTNTIYAKDESLKVLDRRFLYEAETPQAFITAEIKKAYEVINPQSTDDISQYQMVYNHEVGLVLHEQNNSKITYQKDIEQFEKEVENYMFKIGHSYDIHALVEGRKLILGGIEIPFQLGLLGHSDADVLLHAVAESILGALGLGDLGTFFPDTEKKFKDMDSKIIVSDVVKMMKNKGYKVSNIDCTIFAEKPKLAPFIGDIKQSISHLLDAPVEAINVKAATNEKLDSIGNLKAMAASATVLLIKGE; encoded by the coding sequence ATGTACGCTTGCGTATTGGTGGCTGCCGGGTCTGGCACCAGAGCGAATTTAGGATACAACAAACTCAGATATTTGGTGAATCAAAAACCGCTTTTTTGGTATGCCTTTAAACCATTTTATGATCGAAATTATGAAATGGTATTGGTCGTCAATCCTGAGGATGAAACATTCATTAGAAGTTATGTACCAAACGATGTTAAAATAGTTTACGGTGGTAAGACACGCGCAGAGTCAGTGAAAAATGGATTACAACAAGTGACTGAACCCTATGTGATGATTCATGACGCAGCACGCGTATATATTGATGAAACACTGATTGATCAAGTTGAAAATGGGTTAGCGATTCATCAAGCATGTGTTCTATCCAAACGAGTGACCAACACGATTTACGCTAAAGATGAATCCTTGAAGGTACTAGATCGTCGCTTCTTATATGAAGCCGAAACCCCACAAGCATTCATTACAGCAGAAATCAAAAAAGCTTATGAGGTCATCAACCCCCAATCTACCGATGATATTTCACAATACCAAATGGTGTATAATCATGAGGTTGGTTTGGTGTTGCATGAGCAGAACAATTCGAAAATCACTTATCAAAAAGACATCGAACAATTTGAAAAAGAGGTCGAAAATTATATGTTTAAAATTGGCCATAGTTACGATATTCACGCATTGGTTGAAGGCCGAAAATTGATCCTTGGCGGGATCGAAATCCCATTCCAGTTGGGGTTACTAGGACACAGTGACGCAGACGTTTTATTACACGCTGTAGCCGAGTCTATTTTGGGTGCTTTAGGACTTGGAGATTTGGGGACATTCTTCCCAGATACGGAAAAGAAGTTCAAAGATATGGATTCGAAAATCATTGTTTCAGACGTGGTTAAAATGATGAAGAATAAAGGCTATAAAGTGTCAAATATCGATTGTACGATATTCGCGGAAAAGCCTAAATTAGCGCCATTTATTGGCGATATAAAACAATCGATTAGTCACTTGTTGGATGCACCCGTAGAGGCCATCAATGTGAAAGCAGCAACCAACGAGAAACTCGATTCGATTGGCAACCTAAAAGCCATGGCTGCGAGTGCAACCGTTTTATTGATTAAAGGAGAATAA
- a CDS encoding 5-formyltetrahydrofolate cyclo-ligase, with amino-acid sequence MDKQTLRFTVLNKRKNTPVEEQNMVSEWAMDKLQKRAEFQVAQHIGIYYPIQQEINLLALIELYPNKHFYLPNIEYGKIKYRLIERLNSLVDAPFNLKEAPHDSLSIDDCELYLIPCVATSKNLRIGYGKGYFDLFLKDKKGYKLGITYPAFKYDYDLQEPHDVLMDDIL; translated from the coding sequence ATGGATAAACAAACCCTACGATTTACTGTCTTAAACAAACGTAAAAACACCCCTGTAGAAGAACAAAATATGGTCAGTGAATGGGCTATGGATAAGCTACAAAAAAGAGCTGAATTTCAAGTAGCACAACACATTGGCATCTACTATCCCATTCAACAAGAAATCAATCTATTGGCACTCATTGAGTTATATCCAAACAAGCATTTTTATCTACCAAACATAGAATATGGAAAAATTAAATATCGCTTGATAGAGCGATTAAACAGTCTAGTCGACGCACCGTTTAATCTGAAAGAAGCACCGCACGATAGCCTATCGATCGATGATTGTGAGCTCTACTTAATCCCTTGTGTCGCTACTTCAAAAAACCTTCGAATAGGCTATGGTAAAGGTTACTTTGACCTGTTTTTAAAAGACAAAAAAGGATACAAATTGGGGATTACTTATCCCGCATTTAAATATGATTATGACTTACAAGAACCACACGATGTTTTGATGGATGACATCTTATAG
- a CDS encoding PAS domain S-box protein has product MSYYPLFPFILALSTWVFIILIGVIDEKPYRFFQVIAIFLMLLYIPIALFYDAYVAGTILETVYMYLSMVSIIVFIATSIVVFRKGLFTKNHYHLFIKSIKATKWNAYYVIDHKGRIKEMSDSLCEEFGFTLEQIKDKAFFDIVNRSIRITSFDGVETNNRAMETYYEDYPRIAKPKMSEEHEMLFQNYQGKPVLLHTVEQPIFILGKYKGRINIGERRSDFDLLSIEKELKTAEQNLESMRLKFIATLELSDEGLFYMDLDERYIWGNDQFVQMTGIPQNTIDLDDFRKLIKDEDLQTYLGVLSGLTARKQTYKTTYRLLKQGYYIWVKESGKRIFEDKSSNIVMGSLNVVQTSSYQKINISEIDGLLGQPELLLHLDQLVNANKHFQLALIELSSIPKINESYGREIGNMLMGEYIKKLKGSFMSESSSLFRLSGLVFAITIVDPRKMDLLKQGIQANQTYMNLQMNYGSIKTDLEVMIGISRSHSDGATGTLIYQRAKDALMVARNPQYQSNACYYHEIHG; this is encoded by the coding sequence GTGTCTTACTATCCATTATTTCCGTTCATTCTAGCGCTCAGTACTTGGGTATTCATCATTTTGATTGGTGTGATTGACGAGAAACCCTATCGTTTCTTTCAAGTCATCGCCATCTTTTTGATGTTGTTGTACATCCCGATAGCGTTATTTTATGATGCATATGTGGCAGGAACCATCTTAGAAACGGTTTATATGTATTTAAGCATGGTATCGATAATTGTGTTTATCGCAACTTCAATTGTCGTGTTTAGAAAAGGTTTATTCACTAAAAATCACTACCATCTATTCATTAAATCCATTAAAGCAACCAAATGGAATGCTTATTATGTGATTGATCATAAAGGTAGAATCAAAGAGATGTCCGATAGCCTTTGTGAAGAATTCGGTTTTACACTAGAACAAATTAAAGATAAAGCATTCTTTGATATCGTGAATCGTAGTATCCGTATTACCTCTTTTGATGGGGTTGAAACCAACAACCGTGCGATGGAAACCTATTATGAAGATTATCCTAGAATAGCGAAACCAAAAATGAGTGAAGAACACGAAATGTTGTTTCAAAATTATCAAGGCAAACCCGTATTATTACATACCGTTGAACAACCGATATTCATTTTAGGCAAGTATAAAGGTCGAATCAATATTGGTGAAAGACGTAGTGATTTCGACTTATTATCGATTGAAAAGGAACTCAAAACCGCTGAACAAAACCTCGAATCGATGAGATTAAAATTCATCGCTACCTTAGAGTTATCTGACGAAGGTTTATTCTATATGGATCTCGATGAACGCTATATTTGGGGTAATGACCAGTTCGTTCAAATGACGGGTATCCCTCAAAATACCATCGATTTAGATGACTTTAGAAAACTCATTAAAGACGAAGACTTACAAACATATCTTGGCGTATTGAGCGGATTAACCGCCCGTAAGCAAACTTATAAAACCACCTATCGTTTATTAAAACAAGGCTATTATATTTGGGTTAAAGAATCTGGAAAACGGATCTTTGAAGACAAGTCATCAAATATTGTTATGGGGTCTTTAAATGTTGTTCAAACCAGCAGTTATCAAAAGATCAATATCTCTGAAATCGATGGTTTATTGGGTCAACCGGAACTATTATTACATTTAGACCAATTGGTAAACGCGAATAAACACTTCCAATTGGCATTGATCGAACTATCAAGCATCCCGAAAATCAATGAGTCCTATGGTCGAGAAATCGGTAATATGTTGATGGGCGAATACATCAAAAAACTGAAAGGTTCCTTCATGAGTGAGTCTTCTAGTTTATTTAGATTATCTGGCTTGGTTTTCGCCATTACGATTGTCGATCCGCGAAAGATGGATTTGCTCAAACAAGGCATTCAAGCCAATCAAACCTATATGAATTTACAGATGAACTATGGGTCAATCAAGACCGATTTAGAAGTGATGATTGGGATTTCAAGAAGTCACTCAGATGGCGCTACAGGGACACTGATTTATCAACGTGCGAAAGACGCTTTGATGGTTGCGAGAAACCCTCAATATCAAAGCAACGCTTGTTATTATCACGAGATTCATGGATAA
- the cdaA gene encoding diadenylate cyclase CdaA, protein MTDWLFILLDGYIVWMIVFFLLSFFLSSKRVFRMLLFIVFLYVITWGAEELELVISATILGYVKEWIPLIFVVILSPDIRKSFESAFVIDSKRDVATMGSAETKQHIVEAVTYLSSQNIGALITIEKHSSLDQYAERAIQMNSQVSKELLINIFTPLTPLHDGAVIIRGDTIRCAGAYYVLSETTKYDKTMGSRHRAALGISEVSDSLTIVVSEETGTISIVIEGIMLKANDKEKIYEYLNMFMK, encoded by the coding sequence ATGACGGATTGGTTATTTATCTTACTAGATGGCTATATTGTATGGATGATTGTCTTTTTTTTACTCAGCTTTTTCTTAAGTAGCAAGCGTGTTTTTAGGATGTTATTATTCATTGTTTTCCTATACGTGATCACTTGGGGTGCTGAAGAATTAGAACTCGTCATATCAGCCACCATCTTAGGGTATGTAAAAGAGTGGATTCCGCTTATCTTTGTGGTTATCCTATCCCCAGACATTCGTAAAAGTTTTGAATCGGCATTCGTGATTGATTCTAAACGTGATGTCGCAACCATGGGTTCTGCAGAAACCAAACAGCACATTGTAGAAGCTGTGACGTATTTGTCCAGTCAAAATATCGGTGCATTGATTACCATTGAAAAACACAGCTCTTTAGATCAATACGCAGAACGTGCCATTCAAATGAATTCTCAAGTATCTAAAGAACTACTCATCAATATATTTACGCCACTCACACCACTTCACGATGGCGCAGTCATCATTCGTGGCGACACCATTCGATGTGCAGGGGCGTATTATGTGTTATCAGAAACCACCAAATACGATAAGACCATGGGGTCTAGACATCGTGCTGCGTTGGGTATATCTGAAGTTTCTGACTCACTAACCATTGTTGTTTCAGAAGAAACTGGCACCATATCGATTGTCATTGAAGGCATCATGTTGAAGGCGAACGACAAAGAGAAAATCTATGAATACCTCAACATGTTTATGAAATAG